CAAAAATGGTATTTTTCGGTGATTGATGTTGTTCAGGCATTAACAGACAGTCCCGATCCGAAAGATTATTGGTATAGAATCAAAAAGAGAGAAAAAATTCAGGGTGTTGAGTTATCGACAATTTGTCGACAACTGAAACTTGAAGCATCTGATGGAAAAAAATACCAAACAGATTGTTCCCATGCAGAAGGCATCCTGCGAATTATTCAACCTATTCCTTCCCCCAAAGCCGGTATTGAACTGAAAAGCTCCTTGACAGGGTAATTAATTTGACATATTGTCAAAAAAATTCCCTAGGAGCAATATATGGAAGACGAAGCAGTCTGGACAGTAAAAAGAGTTATCGGCATTCATGGCTACGATAAGGTTGCAGAAACTCTCGATGTTTCTACTCGTACAGTGAGGCGTTGGGAGGCTGGTCAAACCGGAATTTCCCGTAGTGAATTTCTGGTTCTGGAGCAGATGGCATTACAGTTTTTTGCCAAACACAAGCAACATTCCGATTTCTCGTTCATCGATCTGTTTGCCGGAATTGGCGGTTTGCGAATGGCTTTTGAGGAACATGGTGGTGAGTGCATCTTTACCAGCGAGTGGGATTCTTACTGCCAGAAAACTTATCTTGCCAATTTTTGTGTCGATCATGAACTTGCTGGCGACATCAATGTAATTGTTGGCGATGTTCGTAAACACGTTCCTGTTGCACCAGATTTACTGGTGGCCGGTTTCCCCTGTCAACCCTTTTCGATTGCCGGTGTCAGCAAAAAAAATGCACTTGGACGTCCGCATGGTTTCGCCTGCAAAGAGCAGGGAAACCTTTTTTTTCACGTAGCGTCTTTCCTTGAAGAACTTCGCCCCCCGGCATTTTTACTCGAAAATGTTAAAAATCTTGAGCGGCATGATAAGGGGAATACCTTTCGTGTGATCATGGACACTTTAACCAAAGACTTGGGGTACAAGGTTAACTACAAAGTCATTGACGCCAAGGGTTTTGTCCCGCAACATCGTGAGCGGATTTTTATTGTTGGTTTCGATGGCGACACTGATTTTACCTGGAATGACTTTCAGCACCCTGGACCCAAAGCGAAAACGCTCAACGATATTCTTGAACCGGAGAACAAGGTCGACAAGAAGTACATTCTTTCCGACAACCTTTGGCTTTACTTGCAAAACTATGCAGCTAAACACAAGGCGGCAGGGAATGGTTTCGGTTTTGGTTTGGTGGGTAGAAAAGATACTGCTCGGACTCTTTCAGCCCGCTACTACAAAGATGGTAGCGAAATCCTTATTGATCGTGGTAAGGGGAAAAATCCACGGAGATTGACACCGCGTGAATGTGCAAGACTGATGGGTTTTCCTGACAGCTTTGTCATTCCTGTTTCCGATACCAGAGCCTATAAACAGTTCGGAAATTCAGTAGTTTTACCCGTAGTCAAGGAGGTGGCAAGAATCATGACCCCGCATATTCTTGAATTGAAAAAGGATCGAATCGGCAAGTACGAGGTTGTTTTGTGTTCTACAGAAAATCCGGACTATGGACAATCAGCTCCGCAAAGTCCTTCAAGCAGGAGATGGGTTGCCAGTCTTGAGGAGGCTTCTGTTGTTTGTCGGAAATACATCGAACACTGGAATCTTGGTGGTGGCAACTGGTGCGGTGGGGCAGGCAATGTTATGCAAAACGGCAACCTTGTTGCCACTATTTCGTATAACGGAAAAATCTGGCCCGTTGAAGCACCAGTCCTGAGTGTAAATGGCTGATGTTGTTGATCCGGCCACTCGAAGCCGGATGATGTCAGGGATTCGGGGGAAAAACACTCGTCCGGAGATGCTGATTCGCCGACATCTTCATGCACGCGGGTTTCGTTACCGACTCCATGTTGCAACGTTACCTGGCAAGCCTGATATCGTCCTTCCCAGATATCGCGCAGTTATCCTGATTCATGGTTGTTTCTGGCATGGGCATGACTGTCATATATTTAAATGGCCTGCCAGCAACGAATCTTTTTGGCGCAACAAAATAACCAGAAACATGGCGATTGATGAGCGGACCAACCTTGCTTTGCATCAAGAAAACTGGAGAGTTCTAACCATTTGGGAGTGTTCTCTGAAAGGGAAATACAAAAGGCCCATTGAACAGGTTATCGACAGTGTGGAAGCCTGGCTTGATAGTAATGACGATATTTATGAAATCAGGGCGCGGAACGAAAAATGAAAAAAGGCTGTCTTTCACAATATTTCAGCGGGGTTGTTGCCAAAAGACTGAGCGCGGTTGAGGCTGATCCTTTGAAGTCAAACCAGCATGAATTTAATGGTACCAGGCAGATTCGTTCATTGTTGGGTGATGAAAGGATGGACCGGGTTCCATCATGGTTCATGTATCTCGGTGACGAAGAAGAAAAAGCCTCCCGAGCAGAAGGCTATTTGACCTGGTACGATTCACGGCTGGACCAGCCTCATCGTAGAGCTGAGTACCGCCTGTATTTTCCGACTACCTCTGTTTCCGAGATGATGCAGGAAGGTGATTTGTTGCTGGTTGCACGTAGAGCCGACGGAAAATTTTTTGTGATTGCCGTGCAGGGCGACAGTACAGTCGAAAATCAGTTATTGTGGCTTTTTGGTATTTCTGAGGTTGAGCGTCAATTTGTTATCCGGGAATTTGAAGATGATAATAATGATGTTCCGCTTAATTTTGCCAGCAAATTCATTCTTGAAGAACTTGGGGTTGAAATTGAAGAAGCAGACGACATTCTGCTGTCAACTTTGTTAGACCGTTTCAATGGAAAGTTTCCGAAAACAGTCGATTTCTCCGCATTTGCCAGACAAGCTGTGGGGGCCGTGTCTCTTGATGATCCTGATGCCGTTCTCATGGCATGGATAGAAAAAGAAGAAGCACTCTTCCGGTTACTGGAACGGCATATTGTTGCTCAACGGCTCCGACAAGGGTTCAGTGAGGATGTCGATGCATTCATCGGTTTCTCTTTAAGCGTTCAGAATCGCCGCAAATCTCGCGTTGGCCATGCTCTTGAAAATCATCTTGAGCAGGTTTTTCGAGAACACTCCATAAACTATTCACGGGGTAAAATGACAGAGAACCGGGCTAAACCCGATTTCATCTTCCCGGAGATCGGCCAGTACCATAATCCTGGTTTTCCGGCGACTCGCCTGACAATGCTGGGCGTAAAATCAACCTGCAAGG
Above is a window of Desulfuromonadaceae bacterium DNA encoding:
- a CDS encoding very short patch repair endonuclease, which gives rise to MADVVDPATRSRMMSGIRGKNTRPEMLIRRHLHARGFRYRLHVATLPGKPDIVLPRYRAVILIHGCFWHGHDCHIFKWPASNESFWRNKITRNMAIDERTNLALHQENWRVLTIWECSLKGKYKRPIEQVIDSVEAWLDSNDDIYEIRARNEK
- a CDS encoding restriction endonuclease, which gives rise to MKKGCLSQYFSGVVAKRLSAVEADPLKSNQHEFNGTRQIRSLLGDERMDRVPSWFMYLGDEEEKASRAEGYLTWYDSRLDQPHRRAEYRLYFPTTSVSEMMQEGDLLLVARRADGKFFVIAVQGDSTVENQLLWLFGISEVERQFVIREFEDDNNDVPLNFASKFILEELGVEIEEADDILLSTLLDRFNGKFPKTVDFSAFARQAVGAVSLDDPDAVLMAWIEKEEALFRLLERHIVAQRLRQGFSEDVDAFIGFSLSVQNRRKSRVGHALENHLEQVFREHSINYSRGKMTENRAKPDFIFPEIGQYHNPGFPATRLTMLGVKSTCKDRWRQVLSEANRIERKHLFTLEPGISENQTGEMAHHLLTLVLPKSIHGSYKAAQQQALLSMQSFLEIAKERQG
- the dcm gene encoding DNA (cytosine-5-)-methyltransferase; its protein translation is MEDEAVWTVKRVIGIHGYDKVAETLDVSTRTVRRWEAGQTGISRSEFLVLEQMALQFFAKHKQHSDFSFIDLFAGIGGLRMAFEEHGGECIFTSEWDSYCQKTYLANFCVDHELAGDINVIVGDVRKHVPVAPDLLVAGFPCQPFSIAGVSKKNALGRPHGFACKEQGNLFFHVASFLEELRPPAFLLENVKNLERHDKGNTFRVIMDTLTKDLGYKVNYKVIDAKGFVPQHRERIFIVGFDGDTDFTWNDFQHPGPKAKTLNDILEPENKVDKKYILSDNLWLYLQNYAAKHKAAGNGFGFGLVGRKDTARTLSARYYKDGSEILIDRGKGKNPRRLTPRECARLMGFPDSFVIPVSDTRAYKQFGNSVVLPVVKEVARIMTPHILELKKDRIGKYEVVLCSTENPDYGQSAPQSPSSRRWVASLEEASVVCRKYIEHWNLGGGNWCGGAGNVMQNGNLVATISYNGKIWPVEAPVLSVNG